CGCGATCCAACCTGCTGCTTTTTGCGTGTCAGTCAAATTACGCTCGTAGGAAACATGACAATCGTTTGCTTGCTCTTCGTTAGCACAAGCAATACAAGCATGAATCATACCTGATGGATCGATTTGCTCATTTACCCAGATTTTCATCAGATAGCTCCTCCACTTGGAAAATCAATGATTAAAACCTGCTCATTGTATAGCTTACTGCCTTGCAAAGTTATGAATTATAAATTTTAAATTATGAATCGGTATTTGCAATTGAGGCGATCGCCTCTCCAGTGACGCGACAAATGCGCCAATCTGGTAAAATTGATGCTCCCATCCGGCGATAAAATGCGATCGCTGGTTCATTCCAATCCAAAACACTCCACTCTAGTCGTCCACAACCTCGCTTTACAGCTATTTGTGCTAAATACTTAATCAAAGCTTTGCCTATACCTTGACGTCGATATTCCGGCATTATAAATAAGTCTTCTAGATAGATTCCAGGCTGAGTTAGAAAAGTTGAGTAATTGTGAAAGAACAACGCAAAGCCCACTGCTTGCTCTCGTATTTCGGCGATAATAGCTTCTACATACGGTTGGTCACTAAACAGGTGTTCTTGCAACGCTTCAGCGCTACCTGTCACAGCATGAGATAGTTTTTCATATTCAGCGAGTGCTTGAATTAAATAAAACAGCTCTGGTACATCGTCTGGAGTTGCAGGACGTAACGTTAGTTCAGAATTTATCACGCTTTAGCTTCTCAGGGTAAAAAACCGAATTATTTAACAATGTGTCAAGACAAGTGGTTAGCTTTGAGCCAAACACATATAAAAAAATAGAGCAGTTAATTAACTACTCTCAAACACTCACTATACTACTTTCTCTAGCACAGCATGAACTAGCTAAGTACTTCTAAAACAACCACCCTTTCAAGCGTTTGGCAATTTGAGGGCGACGCAGTTTCCGCATTGCTTTACTTTGGATTTGGCGTACTCTTTCGCGTGAAAGATTAAATATACTGCCTACTTCTTCTAAAGTACATGGTTCACTTGTAATCAAACCGTAGCGTAGCGAAATGACATCTTTTTCTCTAGGAGTTAAAACATCTCCTAAAACATCCCAAATCTCCTGACGCATCATAGTTTCGCTCATCTGTTGCTCTGGAGATTGACTGTCTTCGTCTTCCAACAAATCTACTAGTTCAGTGTCTTCCTCTTTACCAACTCGATGATTTAAAGAAAGTGATTTACGTCGTAATTGTAGTAGCTGGCGTAAATGCTCTGCTGAAATTTCTAGAACTTGAGCTAATTCTACTTCCGAAGGGTTGCGTTGGAGTTGTTGTTTAAGTTCTCTTTGTGCTTTTTTAAGCTTATTTAATTTTTCTACAATGTGAATTGGCAATCGAATTGTCCGTGCATCATTAGCGATCGCTCTTGTAATTGCTTGTCTAATCCACCAATATGCATAAGTTGAAAACTTGTATCCTTTATCAGGATCAAATTTTTCAGCTGCTCGGTTTAATCCCATTGCGCCTTCTTGAATTAAATCTAGGAAAGGCAAACCTCGATTTAAATATCGCTTAGCAATCGATACTACTAATCTTAGATTAGAGCGAATCATCTTTCGCTTTGCCACACGTCCTTGATAAAGACGATATTCTAACTGTCGCTCCGAAATTCCTAGCAAATTTGCAATTTCTACTTTACTTGGCTTGCGATTTATTTCTGCTTGCAGACGTTGCTGCATTTCTTCAAACTCTACGATAAACTTTACTCGCCTTGCTAGTTCTACTTCTTCATCTGGTTTTAGCAGAGGGTAACGTGCCATTTCTTTAAAAAAGGCACCTACAGCATCATCAGATTTTGTTTTCTGATATCCTGAAGGTTTTGCTACAGCTAGCTCATCTTTGTCTTCTATTTCTATTTGATCTATTGGTGCTATGTCTGGTACTACTGCTAAATTTTCTGGAGTTGGTTCTTCTAAATCAGCACCGTTAATATCACTATCTTTTGCTGTTGTTAATAAGGAATCGATTGCGTCTAATTCAGCAATATTCATACTTTATATTAGTTTCAGGACTGACAGATGATTGGCTTGCTAAGTTTTGCTGTTTTGCTTTTTTAGTTAAAGAGGAAATATGCCTAAAATTTTGTTTGTTTTACGTTGAGTATTTCATGTCTATTCAATATTTTTTCCTCTTTAATTACTTCATACTGATTTTTTCATAGCTGGTGTTGCTTTTTATTTTTGGTAGTAATAAATCCTTTTATTTATGTTAACAAATTAAATTTATGTTGGCAGAATTAAGTAAGTTAAAATAATAAAACTAATATTTGCTTACTCTCTAGCTTATTTGTTTAAGCTCTGAATATGTACTCGAATTCAAATTTTGCTACTCTAGGCTGACAAAGGTAACTTTTTTGCAGCCTTCGCGTGAGATACTTAAGTTATAAATCTTTGTTAACTTATTGAGAATTTATTGAGGTATTCTCCACCATGAAGCAAGGATCTCATATTCTGTGATTGTTTGTTGTCTATCAATAGGGAGAAAATGCTGTGTAGAACACCTATGTTGCAAGAGTGAGACTAGGTATACTAAATAACAAAAAAACTTAGCATAATATTATGAGTGTACTAGGCTACACAAAGATGCTGATTCAATGAATCAGTACCAATACAGTCAAAGCACTAGTCAATAAAAATCAGGTAGTACTAGTATAAGCGACAACATAGTAATCACCGTTTTGTATCCTCGGTGTTTAAATAATTTTATTTGAACTTTAGAATGTGTTCTATGTATTCTCCTGGCTTGGAAACATCGATTGTAGTAGCAGAACCAAGAGTTCCTTTTCAATTCTCTTCAGGTTGGATTGAAGCGTTAGTAGATTGTCCAGGAGTGCAAGGTATTTATACTTATAAATTACCTGCCGAGTTAAATGTACAACCAGGAGATATTTTGAGTGTACCATTTGGTACGTCTCAAGTAGGGGCGATCGCGATTCGTTTATCACAACCACCAGCAGATTTAGCCCAAGACAAAATCAAAGAAGTGACAGATGTTGTCAGTGCAGGCTTTTTTCCTAGTGGATATTGGCAATTACTCAATCGCATTGCTGATTACTACTACACGCCATTAATGCAGGTGATTCGAGTCGCTTTACCGCCAGGGTTACTCGGGCGATCGCAGCGACGCATTCGGCTGATTAAAAAAACAGAGTCCTCAAATCAATTTTTAACTCCCGCAGCGCGACAAATTCTCGAACTGTTGCAATCTCAAAGTCAAGGAGACTATAGCTTTACCTATATCCAACGCCAAGTTAAAGGCGCGTATCGCGGAGTACGCGAACTATTGCGATCGCATTTAGTAGAAAGTTACTTAGAACCGCCACGATTGTCTAAACCGAAGCAACAAAAAGCTGTAACTCTGGTAGATACTGGGCTTGAAGGCGATGTATCTTCTCGCCAACGTGAAATTTTAGAAGTCTTACGCCGCCGTGGTGGTGATATGTGGTTAAGTGAGTTGTTGCAGATTTGTAGTACGAGTTCAGCAACGCTCAAAGCACTAGAGCAAAAAGGTTATGTCGTTATTCAAGAGCGTGAAGTCTTACGCATAGAACGCGATTCTATTGCACAAGAGCAACCAAAAACTCTAACACCAGCGCAGTCACAAGCTTTAGAAAGAATTATTAAGTTGGAGGGCTACGCCCAAGTCTTGCTGCATGGAGTCACTGGTTCAGGAAAAACCGAAGTTTATTTACAGGCGATCGCGCCACTACTCAATCAAGGTAAATCTGCTTTAGTTCTCGTTCCCGAAATTGGGTTAACACCACAATTAACAGATCGTTTTCGCGCGCGTTTTGGTAATAAAGTTTGCGTCTATCATAGTGCCTTATCAGATGGCGAACGTTATGACACCTGGCGACAAATGCTTGCAGGCGAGCCGCAAGTCGTGATTGGGACTCGTTCGGCGGTATTTGCTCCTTTACCACATTTAGGCTTAATTATCCTCGATGAAGAACACGATAGCAGCTTTAAACAAGACCAACCAATTCCTACCTATCATGCGCGTACTGTAGCAACTTGGAGAGCAGAATTAGAAAACTGTCCCATAGTCTTAGGTTCGGCGACTCCTTCTTTGGAAACTTGGGTAGAGGTGAGGAGTGAGGAGACAAAAAGACGAGAGGAATCGCCTCCAATTACCGATTACCAATTACCCATCACCCATTACCTATCGCTTCCCGAACGCATTCAATCGCGCCCTCTCCCACCAGTAGAAATAGTCGATATGCGCCAAGAGTTGCAACAGGGAAATCGTTCAATTTTTAGCCGATCGCTACAAAGTGCTTTAGAACAATTGCAAGAACGCGAACAGCAGGGAATTCTATTTATCCACCGTCGGGGACACAGTACGTTTGTTTCTTGTCGTAGTTGCGGATATGTGATTGAGTGTCCGCACTGTGATGTTTCGTTGGCGTATCACCAAACCGAGGAAAAAGCGCCAGAAATCTTGCGGTGTCACTACTGTAATTATGCGCAGTCACATCCACGCAATTGTCCGGAATGTGGTTCGCCTTACTTAAAGTTTTTTGGGAGTGGAACGCAGCGAGTTACACAAGAGTTAACGCGACAGTTTCCTCAACTACGAATAATTCGGTTTGATAGTGACACAACTCGTACCAAAGGATCGCATCGCACGCTATTGACACGATTTGCTAACCGAGAAGCTGATTTATTGGTAGGAACGCAAATGCTAACGAAAGGACTCGATTTACCACAAGTTACTTTAGTTGGTGTTGTTGCTGCGGATGGATTGTTACATCTTGCCGATTATCGCGCTGCTGAACGTGCATTTCAAACCTTGACACAAGTCGCAGGTCGTGCTGGTCGCGGGGAAGATCCAGGAAGAGTGATTGTTCAAACATATTCACCAGAACATCCTGTGATTCAAGCAGTGCAACAACACGGCTACGAAGCCTTTACCGAAGCAGAATTAGAACAACGCGCAGCACTGAATTATCCGCCTTATGGAAGATTGATTTTATTACGTTTGAGTAGCACTGATCCAGCTATGGTAGAAAGTACAGCCCAGCAGATTGCAACGCAGTTAAACACTATCTCGAATTGCGAGATTTTAGGACCCGCGCCAGCAAGTGTCTTTCGAGTCTCTAACCGCTACCGCTGGCAAATCTTACTTAAGTTCTTACCCACTGCACAAATTGAATTACCCGATTGGGAAGATGTGCGATCGCAGATTCCACCGTCAGTCAGTCTCACCATTGATGTCGAGCCACTGAATTTTATGTAAGTGAATTTTGAACTTTCTATCCATGTTTATGAGCGGTTAGAGGAACGAGACATTCCTATCCAAATTTTACAGATTCTCTTGGAAACACCAGAGCAAATTCTTGTACAAGAAGACGGAACAAAAGTTTATCAGTCAAGGTTTTTAGCAGCGAATGGTAAAACCTACTTACTAAGAGCATTCATTAACGATAGCGTTGATCCACCACGAGTTAAATCGCTATACAAAACAAGTAAGCTCAAAAAGTATTGGAGGGAAGGGGATGAAAGCAACTTATAACCAAGAAGATGATGTACTGTGGATTCGTTGGAGTAATGAGATTGATGAGAGCGATGAAACTGAACCTGGTATTATTGTGGATTATGACAAGCAAGGCAATGTCGTAGGGCTGGAAATTTTAGATGCCTCAAAACGAATTAAAAACTTTCCTCAATCTGTTGCTGACTCTACTTCAGTAATCAATGCTAAGTCTTTTGCAAAAGAATGATTTTAGCTTTACGCCCTACTGCTACAGAAGATCTTGATTTTGTGCTGACGACAGAACAGAATCGAGAAAACAGTTCATTTATACAGCAGTGGACACCACAACAACACGCTGATGCTTTATGCGATCGCGATCTATCTCATTTGATAATTGAGCGTACAACTCCAAAGCTTTCTGTAGGATATATCATTCTTGCAGGGCTAGAAAATCCACATTGCAGCATTGAACTACGACGCCTCGTTGTCAAAGATAAGGGTAAAGGATATGGCACGGCTGCTTTACGCTTAATTAAAAAGTTGGCTTTTGAACAACTCCACGCCCATCGACTGTGGTTGGATGTCAAAGATTTTAACTATATAGCACGGCGATTGTATGAAAAAGAGGGTTTTGTTGTTGAGGGAATCTTACGCGAGTGTCTTAAAGTGGGCGATCGCTTCGAGTCTTTAGTTTTAATGTCGATGCTACAAAGTGAATACAAAGCAAATTCAGAATGAAAGCAACGTATTCAGAAATACCCTAATTCTTCACGGCGAACCTCTTATGAAAGAAGGCACTAAGTTAAGCTGTAAGTGTTGGATTCAAACTCTTAAAAATTCTGCTCTTAAACCGTATCTAGGTAACAACGCAGTTCTTTTCTAAGGTTCTTCATTGAGCTAAATGTTTGACGAACTTGATGAACGGTGAGGAATTTGTCTCAAGTTAATTATTGCAATGTGCTTTTTTTAGTGCTACCATAACGCTCTAGAGTTTGCATAAATTCTAAGCATGAGTGAAAAGTTGAATCGAAATTTGATTGAGTGCAACATGGCTGGAAATTTGCAGCCGTGGCGATGGCGTATCTAAACTATCGTTCACGCTTCTGCCTAATTGACTCAATAAAATTTAGACAACTTATCAGCCATGACGCATAAGAGAATTTTGACCGGCGATCGCCCCACTGGGAGATTGTATTTGGGGCATTATCTTGGCAGTCTGCAAAATCGTCTCAAGCTTCAGCATGACTACGAAACATACATCTTGATTGCTGATGTACAGGCATTGACTGACAATTTTGCTACCCCAGAACGGCTCCAAGCCAACATCCGTGGATTATGCTCGACTACCTAGCTGTCGGGCTTGATCCCAATCGGTGCTGTTTCGTGGTGCAGTCAATGGTGTCAGAAATAGCCGAACTTACGATTTTTTACATGAACTTTTGGTATCGCGACACTTGACCATAATTGTCATATACACTTATGAAACTAAATGAAGTTGTGCCTTGGGGCAGAACGCTGGAAGAATACAAATTAATGTTTAATCTGTCAGAAGCAGATTTGAACCCCAAAATTATTGGATGTGGCGATGGTCCGGCTAGCTTCAACGCTGAGATGACGCAACTTGGATATTCTGTTGTGTCCGTTGATCCCATCTACCAATTCTCTGCTGAGCAAATCAAACAGAGAATCCAAGAAACCTATGAGCCAGTTATCTCACAGGTTAAGCAAAATGCAAACCGTTATCTGTGGAAGAACTTCGGCGATGCAGATGAACTCGGTCATGCCCGAATTGCTGCAATGGAAAATTTTTTATTGGACTATGAAGCTGGTAAAGCAGCAGGACGCTATTTGCCCCAATCTTTACCGAGTTTAGAACTGTTTGACAACCAATTTGAGCTATGCGTGTGTTCCCATTTGCTCTTTCTGTACTCCGAACAGTTATCACTCGATTTTCACATCGCATCCATCCATGAACTCCTGCGAATCTCTCCAGATGTTCGGATTTTCCCCTTGTTAAATCTTGATGGTAAACCATCACCCTATGTTGAGTCAGTTATCCAAGAGCTTTCCAGCAGAGGTTTTAATGTACAGGTTCAACCAGTTGGTTACGAGTTTCAAAAAGGTGGCAACCAGATGTTGAAGATTAATAAATAAGCAGTCAGGGGCGCACTTAATTGTTAGGGTGTGCCCTAAATCAACTAATAAGTTTTAATCTACTCAATTTAAATTGAGTTAAAACAATCAGTACCTCATTCGCCTGTTCAAAGAGCGAAATTGATCAAATTGCGTTGCACTTTCCCAACCTCTGGGCGTGCCATGAA
The nucleotide sequence above comes from Gloeocapsopsis sp. IPPAS B-1203. Encoded proteins:
- a CDS encoding glycogen debranching protein gives rise to the protein MKIWVNEQIDPSGMIHACIACANEEQANDCHVSYERNLTDTQKAAGWIARIRTVNSWDEVPVNALKLD
- a CDS encoding DUF2283 domain-containing protein — protein: MKATYNQEDDVLWIRWSNEIDESDETEPGIIVDYDKQGNVVGLEILDASKRIKNFPQSVADSTSVINAKSFAKE
- the priA gene encoding primosomal protein N', whose protein sequence is MYSPGLETSIVVAEPRVPFQFSSGWIEALVDCPGVQGIYTYKLPAELNVQPGDILSVPFGTSQVGAIAIRLSQPPADLAQDKIKEVTDVVSAGFFPSGYWQLLNRIADYYYTPLMQVIRVALPPGLLGRSQRRIRLIKKTESSNQFLTPAARQILELLQSQSQGDYSFTYIQRQVKGAYRGVRELLRSHLVESYLEPPRLSKPKQQKAVTLVDTGLEGDVSSRQREILEVLRRRGGDMWLSELLQICSTSSATLKALEQKGYVVIQEREVLRIERDSIAQEQPKTLTPAQSQALERIIKLEGYAQVLLHGVTGSGKTEVYLQAIAPLLNQGKSALVLVPEIGLTPQLTDRFRARFGNKVCVYHSALSDGERYDTWRQMLAGEPQVVIGTRSAVFAPLPHLGLIILDEEHDSSFKQDQPIPTYHARTVATWRAELENCPIVLGSATPSLETWVEVRSEETKRREESPPITDYQLPITHYLSLPERIQSRPLPPVEIVDMRQELQQGNRSIFSRSLQSALEQLQEREQQGILFIHRRGHSTFVSCRSCGYVIECPHCDVSLAYHQTEEKAPEILRCHYCNYAQSHPRNCPECGSPYLKFFGSGTQRVTQELTRQFPQLRIIRFDSDTTRTKGSHRTLLTRFANREADLLVGTQMLTKGLDLPQVTLVGVVAADGLLHLADYRAAERAFQTLTQVAGRAGRGEDPGRVIVQTYSPEHPVIQAVQQHGYEAFTEAELEQRAALNYPPYGRLILLRLSSTDPAMVESTAQQIATQLNTISNCEILGPAPASVFRVSNRYRWQILLKFLPTAQIELPDWEDVRSQIPPSVSLTIDVEPLNFM
- a CDS encoding SAM-dependent methyltransferase, whose protein sequence is MKLNEVVPWGRTLEEYKLMFNLSEADLNPKIIGCGDGPASFNAEMTQLGYSVVSVDPIYQFSAEQIKQRIQETYEPVISQVKQNANRYLWKNFGDADELGHARIAAMENFLLDYEAGKAAGRYLPQSLPSLELFDNQFELCVCSHLLFLYSEQLSLDFHIASIHELLRISPDVRIFPLLNLDGKPSPYVESVIQELSSRGFNVQVQPVGYEFQKGGNQMLKINK
- a CDS encoding RpoD/SigA family RNA polymerase sigma factor → MNIAELDAIDSLLTTAKDSDINGADLEEPTPENLAVVPDIAPIDQIEIEDKDELAVAKPSGYQKTKSDDAVGAFFKEMARYPLLKPDEEVELARRVKFIVEFEEMQQRLQAEINRKPSKVEIANLLGISERQLEYRLYQGRVAKRKMIRSNLRLVVSIAKRYLNRGLPFLDLIQEGAMGLNRAAEKFDPDKGYKFSTYAYWWIRQAITRAIANDARTIRLPIHIVEKLNKLKKAQRELKQQLQRNPSEVELAQVLEISAEHLRQLLQLRRKSLSLNHRVGKEEDTELVDLLEDEDSQSPEQQMSETMMRQEIWDVLGDVLTPREKDVISLRYGLITSEPCTLEEVGSIFNLSRERVRQIQSKAMRKLRRPQIAKRLKGWLF
- a CDS encoding GNAT family N-acetyltransferase, with amino-acid sequence MNSELTLRPATPDDVPELFYLIQALAEYEKLSHAVTGSAEALQEHLFSDQPYVEAIIAEIREQAVGFALFFHNYSTFLTQPGIYLEDLFIMPEYRRQGIGKALIKYLAQIAVKRGCGRLEWSVLDWNEPAIAFYRRMGASILPDWRICRVTGEAIASIANTDS
- a CDS encoding GNAT family N-acetyltransferase, encoding MILALRPTATEDLDFVLTTEQNRENSSFIQQWTPQQHADALCDRDLSHLIIERTTPKLSVGYIILAGLENPHCSIELRRLVVKDKGKGYGTAALRLIKKLAFEQLHAHRLWLDVKDFNYIARRLYEKEGFVVEGILRECLKVGDRFESLVLMSMLQSEYKANSE